Proteins from a genomic interval of Epinephelus fuscoguttatus linkage group LG16, E.fuscoguttatus.final_Chr_v1:
- the cdc42ep3 gene encoding cdc42 effector protein 3 → MPAKAPIYLKPTNSKKGKKCRLRDILSPDMISPPLGDFRHTIHIGKGGERDAFGDMSFLQGKYELLPGKADVHPQYGIQSEFLRANSTGDASFAETPSPVLKNAISLPTIGGCQALTLPLISSSVFPMPPEPLEDIMGSTALMKPDSTDEVEILQMDALLRSMDVFSSEPPSPSTDIQSKPDVLLDLLENKDMSTSNAVDKANKINKSEPRFDEPSSYYINGHSDSTFKANGSLNSNVSSDSFDSFSGKGDFQNKMCNGSRSLNGNSNCNGYGHFNNDVTLGLKQELSKCNGEWVDRDSGVEEGRICDFEFEFTKEKSTSHDSLTQITGSFLSLELDLGPSILDDVLNIMDKPAVKSRP, encoded by the coding sequence ATGCCTGCAAAAGCACCCATATACCTGAAACCCACCAATAGTAAGAAGGGAAAGAAATGTCGCCTCAGAGATATTTTGTCTCCAGACATGATCAGTCCACCGCTTGGTGACTTTCGCCACACCATCCACATTGGCAAGGGCGGAGAGAGAGATGCCTTCGGAGACATGTCTTTCCTCCAGGGGAAGTATGAACTCCTACCTGGAAAAGCAGACGTCCACCCTCAGTATGGCATCCAAAGTGAGTTCCTGAGAGCTAACAGCACTGGCGATGCTTCCTTTGCAGAGACCCCTTCTCCGGTGCTCAAGAATGCCATCTCCCTCCCAACTATTGGTGGCTGCCAGGCACTTACCCTTCCCCTGATCTCTTCCTCTGTGTTCCCCATGCCCCCGGAGCCATTGGAGGACATCATGGGGTCTACAGCTCTTATGAAACCTGACAGCACAGACGAGGTAGAGATCCTGCAGATGGATGCTCTGTTGCGCTCCATGGACGTCTTCAGCAGCGAACCCCCGTCTCCCTCCACAGATATCCAGTCGAAGCCCGATGTCCTCCTTGACCTGCTGGAAAACAAAGATATGTCCACCTCAAATGCAGTTGACAAagctaacaaaataaacaagagCGAACCCAGATTTGACGAGCCATCATCCTATTATATCAATGGTCACAGCGACAGCACCTTCAAAGCTAACGGAAGCCTGAACAGTAACGTGAGCAGCGACAGTTTTGACAGCTTTAGCGGTAAAGGGGACTTCCAGAACAAGATGTGCAATGGCAGCAGGAGTCTCAACGGCAACAGCAACTGCAATGGTTATGGACACTTTAACAATGATGTTACCCTGGGCTTAAAGCAGGAGCTCTCAAAGTGCAATGGAGAGTGGGTGGACAGGGACagtggggtggaggagggccgCATCTGTGATTTTGAGTTTGAGTTTACCAAGGAGAAGAGCACGTCGCACGATTCCCTCACCCAGATCACGGGGTCATTCCTCTCTCTTGAACTTGATCTGGGCCCGTCCATCTTGGACGATGTGCTCAACATAATGGATAAACCCGCAGTGAAGAGCAGGCCTTGA
- the LOC125903558 gene encoding uncharacterized protein LOC125903558: MCNFITHCHTVTKIRASSIQTYLAGINLFHKLSTGLPCQSISHAHVTMLIKGLRKQEPALTARRLALTSDLLCCCIHTLRSGYISPTVDLTLESMFLLAFFGFLRCSEFAPTSSVYDPSRHPSLSDITTHTSDSLIFTLCRSKTDQLGVTFPIYIFRLNSFLSPHEPLTRYIHTRYSAHASPQDPLFPTETGRMATRFWFQKHFHNILRLSGISSDHYSCHSFRIGAASSAARSGISDQVIQVLGRWSSQAYQTYIHNNLNDLRLAHDRLSLT, encoded by the coding sequence ATGTGCAACTTCATCACACACTGTCATACCGTAACAAAAATCCGGGCCTCCAGCATACAAACATATCTAGCTGGTATCAATTTATTCCATAAATTATCCACCGGCCTCCCTTGTCAATCAATCTCGCATGCTCACGTCACCATGCTAATCAAAGGCTTACGAAAGCAAGAACCAGCGCTGACAGCCAGACGCCTCGCCCTCACCTCCgatctgctctgctgctgtataCACACTCTGCGCTCCGGTTACATCTCCCCCACAGTCGACTTAACACTGGAATCAATGTTTCTACTTGCCTTCTTCGGATTCCTGAGGTGCTCTGAATTCGCTCCAACATCATCTGTCTACGATCCTTCCCGTCATCCCAGTCTATCCGACATCACCACCCACACTTCAGACTCGCTCATATTCACGCTCTGCAGGAGTAAAACTGATCAGTTAGGAGTAACCTTTCCCATCTACATCTTCCGCCTCAACTCCTTTCTCAGCCCGCACGAGCCATTGACCAGATACATCCACACCCGGTATTCCGCCCACGCTTCACCACAAGATCCCCTCTTCCCCACCGAAACAGGGAGGATGGCCACCCGTTTCTGGTTCCAGAAACACTTCCATAACATCCTCCGTCTCTCCGGAATTTCATCAGATCATTACTCTTGCCATTCGTTCCGCATCGGCGCCGCCTCCTCAGCCGCCAGATCAGGTATTTCAGACCAAGTCATTCAGGTCCTCGGCCGCTGGTCTTCACAAGCATATCAAACCTACATCCACAATAACCTCAATGATCTCCGTCTAGCGCACGACAGACTAAGCCTCACTTAA
- the LOC125903557 gene encoding uncharacterized protein LOC125903557, producing MEVLPNFSHTCHNLQSALTEPDTVDTLLAKEVTEGFMIGPFDHPPFPVFRISPIGVATRKYSGKKRLIIDLSSPHGSDIPSINSLIPSPDFSMQYATIDHAMALICLAGHGAWLSKADITSAFKVLPIHPDFWCYFGVCWKGAYYFSVRLTFGCKSSPKIFDSLSEALCWILSNNYRLPYVLHLLDDFLVVTPPSSPPRHGLTTLTSAFSDLGVPLSEEKTSGPGTSIEFLGITLDSMSFQASLPLEKVQRISLLLSNYLLTDRCTKRQLLALLGHLNFAIRIIPQAKSFLSQLLTKAASIPSLHDHVVLDDTCKTEMRMWQQFLSPWNGISFFYDDFITHPEDIQLYTDAAPSVGFGGYYGGRWFAAAWPSEFESLDTESRSPSSALYELYPVIIATLIWGHEWSKKCINIHSDNTAVVDIINKGRSRSPAIMPFTRRLTLISAQYQFILRASHIPGHHNAIADSLSRFSFQKFRCLAPDSDVHPTPIPPFSATIFS from the coding sequence ATGGAGGTGCTTCCTAATTTTTCCCACACATGTCACAATCTTCAATCCGCTCTCACTGAGCCCGACACTGTTGACACGTTACTGGCAAAAGAGGTCACTGAGGGATTTATGATAGGCCCTTTCGATCATCCTCCTTTCCCCGTATTCCGTATCAGTCCCATCGGTGTCGCCACACGCAAATACTCGGGGAAAAAGAGGCTGATCATTGACCTGTCGTCCCCACACGGCTCCGACATCCCGAGCATCAACAGCCTTATTCCTAGCCCAGATTTCTCTATGCAGTACGCCACCATTGACCACGCCATGGCACTGATTTGTCTGGCGGGACACGGAGCATGGCTGTCTAAGGCTGATATCACGAGCGCATTCAAGGTCTTGCCCATTCACCCCGACTTCTGGTGTTATTTCGGTGTCTGCTGGAAGGGGGCTTACTACTTCTCCGTGCGTCTCACTTTCGGCTGCAAGAGCAGTCCCAAAATCTTTGACTCCTTATCCGAGGCTCTATGCTGGATCCTCTCCAACAATTACAGGCTCCCCTACGTCCTTCATCTCCTTGACGATTTTCTTGTCGTGACTCCCCCGTCCTCACCTCCTCGCCACGGTCTCACTACACTTACGTCTGCATTTTCTGACCTCGGTGTCCCTCTGTCCGAAGAAAAAACTTCAGGACCTGGCACATCCATTGAGTTTCTGGGCATCACTCTGGACTCAATGTCATTCCAGGCTTCACTGCCCTTGGAGAAAGTGCAGCGCATCTCGCTGCTCTTGTCTAATTATCTTCTGACAGACAGATGCACCAAACGCCAGCTGCTCGCTCTCCTCGGGCACCTCAATTTCGCCATCCGCATAATTCCACAGGCAAAATCTTTTCTTTCTCAACTGCTGACCAAAGCTGCATCGATTCCCTCTCTCCACGACCACGTGGTTCTGGACGACACTTGTAAAACAGAAATGCGCATGTGGCAGCAATTTCTGTCACCCTGGAACGGCATCTCATTCTTCTATGATGACTTCATCACCCATCCCGAGGACATTCAACTCTACACGGACGCGGCTCCCTCCGTAGGTTTCGGCGGGTATTACGGGGGGAGGTGGTTTGCTGCCGCTTGGCCCTCCGAGTTCGAGTCCCTCGACACAGAGTCACGCTCTCCCTCGTCTGCTCTGTACGAGCTGTACCCCGTGATCATCGCCACTCTAATCTGGGGGCACGAATGGTCAAAAAAATGCATCAATATCCACTCTGACAACACAGCAGTAGTAGATATAATCAATAAAGGCCGTTCCCGTTCCCCAGCCATCATGCCATTCACTCGCAGACTCACTCTCATCTCCGCTCAGTATCAATTCATCCTCCGTGCATCTCACATTCCCGGTCACCACAACGCCATTGCTGACTCACTCTCCCgcttctctttccagaaattcaGATGCTTGGCTCCAGACTCGGATGTCCATCCCACACCAATCCCACCGTTTTCAGCGACCATATTCAGCTAA